The Fulvivirga ligni genome window below encodes:
- a CDS encoding Crp/Fnr family transcriptional regulator, with amino-acid sequence MPSKDRNSFGLSQLHKYVKLLSDMPDDDWLEFSQYWKSYDLKKGEYLIEEGSIEKFFYYVVKGVLRGFYLIDGEETCVGFTYDDDYSGAYDSFLSQTPSEWSLQALTECSLLRISYSDLTMMFDRFKSVERWGRKFNEKILIGMAKRQLEVRSYTAEEKFERLRTQSPHIFQLVPQKYLASYLGMTPETLSRLRKKCR; translated from the coding sequence ATGCCCAGCAAAGATAGAAATAGTTTCGGCCTGAGCCAGCTCCATAAATACGTTAAACTACTTTCTGATATGCCAGATGATGACTGGCTTGAGTTTAGCCAATATTGGAAATCTTATGATTTAAAAAAAGGCGAATATCTGATAGAAGAAGGAAGTATTGAAAAGTTCTTTTATTATGTAGTGAAGGGAGTTTTAAGAGGCTTTTATTTAATTGATGGTGAGGAAACCTGCGTTGGCTTCACTTATGATGATGACTATTCCGGAGCTTATGACTCTTTTTTAAGCCAAACTCCATCAGAATGGTCTTTGCAAGCACTTACAGAATGTAGCTTATTGCGCATTTCGTATTCAGACTTAACCATGATGTTTGATCGGTTTAAAAGTGTAGAGCGCTGGGGCAGAAAATTCAATGAGAAAATACTCATTGGTATGGCTAAAAGACAGCTTGAAGTTCGATCTTATACCGCTGAAGAAAAATTTGAAAGACTACGAACTCAAAGTCCACATATTTTTCAGCTCGTTCCTCAAAAGTATTTGGCCTCTTACCTGGGCATGACGCCCGAAACTCTGAGCCGACTAAGGAAAAAATGCCGATAG
- a CDS encoding DinB family protein, with product MDQETLINKLTQDNLNLQSFAAGLHTLSSNELEAKSSGGWSVLDCLHHMNISMEVYLEQIEPKLIPPLDKKKSNFKTSWIAAYFAKGMEPTTDGQLKNKMKTFKKLDPILNEVKSDVLKQFEQNIKRTLQIIQQIEQKNLRAFKVKTALGPILKFYLGDSIWFYTAHNLRHMHQIQNIIHEHHQ from the coding sequence ATGGATCAGGAAACTCTCATCAATAAATTAACACAGGATAATCTTAACTTACAGTCATTTGCCGCAGGCCTTCATACCCTTTCGAGTAATGAACTAGAAGCAAAGAGCAGTGGTGGCTGGAGCGTGTTGGACTGTCTGCACCACATGAATATCTCAATGGAAGTTTATCTTGAACAGATAGAGCCTAAGCTTATTCCGCCTTTAGATAAGAAAAAGAGCAATTTCAAAACAAGCTGGATTGCCGCCTATTTTGCGAAAGGCATGGAACCAACTACAGATGGACAGCTCAAAAATAAAATGAAGACCTTCAAAAAGCTTGATCCCATTCTCAATGAGGTGAAAAGTGATGTTTTAAAACAATTTGAACAAAACATTAAAAGAACCCTGCAGATCATTCAGCAAATTGAGCAGAAGAACTTGAGAGCATTCAAGGTAAAGACTGCACTAGGACCTATTCTAAAATTCTATCTCGGGGATAGTATCTGGTTTTACACCGCTCACAACCTTAGACATATGCATCAAATTCAAAATATAATTCACGAGCACCACCAATAA
- a CDS encoding lamin tail domain-containing protein — translation MNRFIWHLFLSANIILSFIINLNPCCAQVYDDFSDSDFLNNPSWQGSDNLWQVANGILQSNSDGAATYYLSTGNQLAEDVEFEFLINLKFATSGANYVDVFLLSDSSNLLQTKNGYCLRLGGTNDAVSLFKLLNGASSILIEADGVISSSSDNPFQIKVIRDTGLWTLMLDKGYTGVYDSIGSIADSDINTTSSFGFLIKQSTASAPKHNHFFDNVIVQEIGADRIPPSIVNVDFIAMNKVSIEFSEEVLQSTAEEVANYKIDDALPSRAELEDSGLKVELTFDHPFVEGTLYQMSVENIEDLLSNKLVPFHDELTFYLAQEADFKDLIINEIMADYEPSVGLPTSEFVELYNRSEKTIHLDNWSLSDASSSGVISESYLLAGEYVILCPEGFELEYSDYGQVATVDPWPSLNNGGDQLVIKSSIAIDSVEYDDGWHSSSSNRDGGWSLELIDPNNLCGGAANWSSSTDIKGGTPGAQNSIKSDKPDLMGPELLEVFAVSEDSVLIRFNEVLDASTIQANDFIISPSVNVIGVELSDDLQSAWLSLSEGLKARQAYQLDVVNITDCNGNKIHLSSKAEFYLIEKPENGELVINEVLFNPRTGGVDFVELYNDSEKYINLKDWKLSNGSSYSVISTNYLVIAPHEFIVFTDDPVILHEQYPLGNIERFFEADLPSFPNDQGTVEIQAADSLINESFDYDEDLHFELLKSVEGVSLERISITASANDANNWKSAASSVGYATPGYKNSQLLEPGQLSMGSIDISPRIIIPDGSGQADYTTISYSFDKPGYVSNVEVFDSNGRSIKMLAANDYLAAEGFYVWDGVTDEGHKARVGYYIIYFQVFDDLGNERIYKERLAVGTTY, via the coding sequence ATGAATAGATTTATTTGGCATTTATTTCTTTCAGCCAATATTATACTGTCATTTATAATTAACCTAAACCCTTGCTGTGCACAGGTATACGATGATTTTTCTGATTCTGACTTTCTGAATAATCCTTCCTGGCAAGGTAGTGATAATTTGTGGCAGGTAGCTAATGGCATTTTACAGTCTAACAGTGACGGTGCGGCTACTTATTATCTTTCCACAGGAAATCAATTAGCTGAAGATGTAGAATTTGAATTTTTAATAAACCTTAAATTCGCCACCTCAGGGGCTAATTATGTTGATGTTTTCCTCTTATCAGATAGTTCAAATCTTCTGCAAACAAAAAATGGATACTGTCTGAGATTGGGTGGAACCAATGATGCTGTAAGCCTTTTCAAATTGCTCAATGGTGCATCTTCAATTCTAATAGAGGCCGATGGTGTTATTAGCAGTAGTTCGGATAATCCCTTTCAAATAAAAGTGATTCGTGATACTGGCCTTTGGACCTTAATGCTAGATAAGGGGTATACAGGTGTTTATGATTCCATCGGATCAATTGCCGACTCTGATATTAACACTACTTCTTCCTTTGGCTTTTTAATAAAGCAATCAACAGCATCTGCTCCTAAGCATAACCACTTCTTTGACAATGTCATTGTTCAAGAAATAGGTGCTGATAGAATCCCACCATCTATAGTTAATGTTGATTTTATTGCAATGAATAAGGTGAGCATCGAATTTTCTGAGGAGGTGCTACAATCCACGGCTGAGGAGGTTGCTAATTATAAAATAGACGATGCACTACCCTCTCGGGCTGAGTTGGAGGATTCTGGATTGAAGGTTGAATTGACATTTGACCATCCTTTTGTTGAGGGTACTTTATATCAAATGTCTGTTGAAAATATTGAGGACTTACTAAGTAATAAGTTGGTGCCGTTCCATGACGAGCTTACCTTTTATCTTGCCCAAGAAGCTGATTTCAAAGATTTGATTATCAATGAAATAATGGCTGATTACGAGCCTTCAGTGGGCTTGCCGACTTCTGAATTTGTAGAGCTTTATAATCGAAGTGAAAAAACTATTCATCTTGATAATTGGTCCCTGAGTGATGCATCTTCTTCTGGCGTAATTTCTGAAAGCTATTTGCTGGCAGGTGAATATGTAATACTATGTCCTGAGGGTTTTGAGCTTGAATACTCAGATTACGGCCAGGTAGCCACGGTAGATCCCTGGCCAAGCCTTAATAATGGTGGAGATCAACTTGTGATAAAATCATCAATTGCAATAGACTCCGTCGAGTATGATGATGGCTGGCATAGCAGTTCTTCCAATCGTGATGGTGGTTGGTCTTTGGAACTTATTGACCCTAATAATTTATGTGGAGGAGCCGCTAATTGGTCTTCATCTACCGATATAAAAGGAGGCACACCGGGAGCGCAAAATTCTATAAAAAGTGACAAGCCAGATTTGATGGGGCCAGAACTTCTGGAGGTATTCGCAGTATCTGAAGATAGTGTGCTCATTCGCTTCAATGAAGTGTTGGATGCTTCTACTATACAGGCTAATGACTTTATTATTTCTCCTTCTGTGAATGTTATCGGAGTTGAACTAAGTGATGATCTGCAATCAGCGTGGTTATCCTTGAGTGAAGGATTAAAGGCTCGGCAGGCCTATCAATTAGATGTGGTCAATATTACTGATTGTAACGGAAATAAGATTCACCTGTCTAGTAAAGCTGAATTTTATCTGATAGAGAAGCCTGAAAATGGAGAGCTCGTAATTAATGAAGTTCTCTTTAACCCCCGAACTGGAGGGGTTGATTTTGTAGAATTGTATAATGACTCCGAAAAATATATTAATCTGAAAGATTGGAAATTGAGTAATGGAAGCTCTTATAGTGTTATTTCTACCAACTATTTAGTGATTGCACCTCATGAATTTATTGTGTTCACCGATGATCCAGTCATTTTGCATGAGCAATATCCATTAGGTAACATTGAAAGGTTCTTTGAGGCTGATCTTCCTTCTTTTCCAAACGATCAGGGAACTGTAGAAATTCAGGCAGCCGATAGCCTGATAAATGAGTCTTTTGATTATGATGAAGACCTACATTTTGAATTGCTGAAATCAGTGGAGGGTGTTTCTCTGGAGCGTATTTCAATTACGGCTTCCGCTAATGATGCAAATAACTGGAAATCAGCGGCCTCATCTGTTGGATATGCAACTCCAGGCTATAAAAATTCTCAACTCTTAGAGCCCGGCCAGCTTTCCATGGGTAGTATCGATATTAGCCCAAGAATAATTATTCCTGATGGTTCTGGCCAAGCGGACTACACTACAATCAGCTATAGTTTTGATAAGCCGGGTTATGTTTCAAATGTTGAAGTGTTTGATTCAAATGGAAGATCAATTAAAATGCTTGCCGCTAATGATTACTTGGCTGCTGAAGGGTTCTATGTGTGGGATGGAGTTACCGATGAAGGGCACAAAGCAAGAGTAGGGTACTATATTATATATTTTCAGGTATTTGATGATTTAGGAAACGAGCGTATTTATAAAGAACGGCTGGCGGTGGGAACGACTTATTAA
- a CDS encoding aspartate-semialdehyde dehydrogenase — MKLAVVGATGLVGQEVLKVIDERNFQFDQLFLVASPRSVGKEYTFKGKTYKVIGMEDAIANKPDVAIFSAGGGTSLEWAPKFAEAGCIVVDNSSAWRMSPDHKLIVPEINAEALRIDDRIIANPNCSTIQMVLALAPLHKKYKIKRVVVSTYQSVTGTGKDAVDQLMGERSGNETAKVYPHKIDMNVLPHIDVFQENGYTKEEMKMVNETKKILDDQSIAVTATAVRLPVMGGHSESVNVEFHKDFDIKEVYELLSKTPGIVIEDDVANNVYPMPLNAHGKDEVFVGRLRRDESQPNTLNMWVVADNLRKGAATNAVQIAEFLAANNLVY, encoded by the coding sequence ATGAAATTAGCAGTAGTCGGTGCCACTGGTTTAGTTGGCCAGGAGGTACTAAAAGTCATCGATGAAAGAAATTTTCAATTCGACCAATTATTTCTCGTAGCCTCACCAAGGTCTGTAGGTAAGGAATACACTTTTAAGGGTAAGACCTATAAGGTGATTGGTATGGAAGATGCTATTGCTAATAAACCAGATGTAGCTATATTTTCAGCAGGCGGAGGCACATCATTAGAGTGGGCTCCGAAATTCGCTGAGGCTGGTTGTATAGTGGTGGACAATTCTTCTGCATGGAGAATGAGCCCTGACCACAAACTTATTGTGCCTGAAATTAACGCTGAAGCATTAAGAATAGATGATAGAATCATCGCTAATCCGAACTGCTCTACCATTCAGATGGTATTAGCGTTAGCTCCTTTACACAAAAAATATAAAATAAAGAGAGTGGTTGTATCTACTTATCAGTCTGTTACTGGAACAGGAAAAGATGCAGTAGATCAGCTTATGGGGGAAAGATCAGGCAATGAAACTGCCAAGGTGTACCCACATAAAATAGATATGAATGTTCTTCCTCATATAGATGTATTCCAGGAAAACGGATACACTAAGGAGGAGATGAAAATGGTAAATGAGACAAAGAAAATCCTTGATGATCAGTCAATTGCAGTAACTGCAACAGCCGTTAGACTACCTGTTATGGGTGGTCATTCTGAATCTGTAAATGTAGAATTCCACAAGGATTTTGACATTAAGGAAGTTTATGAGCTATTGAGCAAGACTCCTGGTATAGTAATAGAAGACGATGTAGCCAACAACGTTTACCCTATGCCATTAAATGCTCACGGAAAAGATGAAGTTTTTGTCGGAAGATTAAGAAGAGATGAGTCTCAGCCAAACACATTAAATATGTGGGTGGTGGCAGATAATCTAAGAAAAGGAGCTGCTACGAATGCCGTTCAAATTGCAGAATTCTTAGCCGCCAATAATTTAGTTTATTAA
- the mfd gene encoding transcription-repair coupling factor, translating into MAEVIKPNEDNCVQLKGLRGSLDAILVASLYQINHQNHLVVLHDKEEAAYFHNDLQNLLSGKEILFFPTSYKRPYEFEETENANVLMRAEILNRVNHKASTGEIIVTYPEALTEKVINKKSLLKNTFSAKVGEEVDIEFLSELLLTYDFEKTDFVYEAGQFSVRGGIIDIFSYAQDLPYRLELFGNEIDSIRTFDPSSQLSVETVKEINLIPNVQTKLISEERQGFIDFLPRNTKIWFKDHQQTLDVIDAYFEKAKGSFDQILQESGDTQIVLKPEDLFETAKSFVAQTTELSKIEFGNRFYFKAGETYSFEAEPQPSFNKDFKLLAQNLSDNQDQGYTTLIASDSQQQLNRLQSIFEEIDHNSDFQGLNISLREGFIDSTLKIACYTDHQLFERFHRYKTKDRQSKSKALTLKELRTLQPGDFVTHIDYGIGKFAGLEKREVNGKEQEAIRLIYRDDDLLYVSIHSIHKISKYTGKEGTPPAISKLGSPEWENKKKKVKKQVADIAKDLIELYAKRKKAPGYAFTKDSFLQAELESSFIYEDTPDQAKATEDVKEDMQKQHPMDRLVCGDVGFGKTEVAIRAAFKAVTDSKQVAVLVPTTILAMQHYNTFRARLENFPVKVEYINRFKSTKEIKDTLKRVKEGTTDILVGTHRIASKDVQFKDLGLMIIDEEQKFGVKVKERLKEMRVNVDALTLTATPIPRTLHFSLMGARDLSIISTPPPNRQPVTTELHTFNEEVVRDAISFELRRGGQAFFVHNRVGDIEEVANIILRLVPDSRVGIAHGQMDGPVLEKAMMKFIEGEYDVLVSTNIIESGLDIPNANTIIINRAHMFGLSDLHQMRGRVGRSNKKAFCYLLTPPTIALSSDARKRLSTLEEFSDLGDGFKVAMRDLDIRGAGNLLGAEQSGFISDLGFDMYHKILDEAVQELKETEFKDLFVKELSEAAKVLVQDCNIETDLEVVIPDEYVSNISERLSLYSQLDNIKTEEELQAFTESIKDRFGPLPESVKELIETVRLRWLAEQLGFEKLTLKGEKMKGYFVSSDKEEYFKSETFGRILAYVQTNAKTCRLKEVKDKLILTIQNVLTVNQAIEILSGITGKK; encoded by the coding sequence ATGGCTGAGGTAATCAAGCCTAATGAGGATAACTGCGTCCAGTTAAAAGGATTAAGAGGGAGTTTAGATGCTATTTTGGTGGCCTCGCTCTATCAGATCAATCACCAAAACCACCTGGTTGTGCTTCATGATAAAGAAGAAGCCGCCTACTTTCATAACGATTTACAAAACCTACTTTCAGGTAAAGAAATTCTCTTTTTCCCTACCTCATATAAAAGACCGTATGAGTTTGAGGAAACAGAAAATGCCAATGTGCTCATGCGGGCCGAAATTCTTAACCGTGTAAACCATAAGGCTTCTACAGGTGAGATTATAGTGACCTACCCAGAAGCATTAACGGAGAAAGTAATCAACAAAAAATCACTTCTTAAGAATACCTTTTCAGCTAAGGTGGGGGAAGAAGTGGATATCGAATTTTTAAGTGAACTGTTACTTACCTATGATTTTGAAAAAACTGATTTCGTATATGAAGCAGGCCAATTTTCAGTTCGTGGTGGTATTATAGACATATTTAGCTACGCTCAGGACCTACCTTATAGACTAGAACTATTTGGTAATGAAATAGATAGCATAAGAACATTTGATCCTTCATCACAGCTTTCTGTGGAAACAGTGAAGGAGATTAATTTAATCCCAAATGTTCAGACCAAACTCATATCAGAGGAAAGGCAAGGCTTCATAGATTTCTTGCCAAGAAATACCAAAATATGGTTTAAAGATCATCAGCAGACACTTGATGTTATTGATGCTTACTTTGAAAAGGCCAAAGGCAGTTTTGACCAGATATTGCAAGAAAGTGGTGATACTCAGATTGTTTTAAAGCCGGAAGATCTTTTTGAGACAGCAAAAAGTTTTGTGGCTCAAACCACTGAATTGTCAAAAATAGAATTTGGTAATCGTTTTTATTTCAAAGCAGGCGAAACTTACAGCTTCGAAGCAGAACCTCAGCCTTCATTTAATAAAGATTTTAAACTGCTGGCTCAGAATCTATCTGATAATCAAGATCAAGGCTACACCACACTCATAGCATCTGATTCACAGCAGCAACTGAACCGCCTTCAATCTATTTTTGAAGAAATAGACCATAACAGCGACTTTCAGGGTCTCAATATCAGTTTGAGAGAAGGATTCATTGATAGCACCTTGAAAATTGCTTGCTATACTGATCACCAGCTGTTTGAAAGATTTCATAGGTATAAAACTAAAGACCGTCAGTCGAAGTCTAAGGCGCTAACTCTTAAAGAACTAAGAACGCTGCAACCAGGCGATTTTGTTACCCATATTGATTATGGTATTGGAAAATTTGCCGGACTGGAAAAGAGAGAGGTTAATGGTAAAGAGCAAGAAGCCATTAGACTTATATATAGAGATGATGATTTACTTTATGTAAGCATTCACTCCATCCATAAAATTTCAAAATATACAGGGAAAGAGGGAACACCTCCTGCTATCAGCAAGCTTGGTTCTCCAGAATGGGAAAACAAGAAGAAGAAAGTTAAAAAGCAGGTAGCCGATATAGCCAAAGACCTGATTGAGCTATATGCCAAACGTAAAAAAGCACCTGGTTATGCTTTTACTAAAGACAGTTTCCTCCAAGCCGAATTGGAATCATCCTTTATATATGAAGACACCCCTGACCAGGCGAAAGCTACTGAAGATGTAAAGGAAGACATGCAGAAGCAGCACCCTATGGATAGGCTGGTGTGTGGTGATGTTGGCTTCGGAAAAACAGAAGTGGCTATAAGAGCGGCATTTAAGGCAGTAACTGATAGCAAGCAGGTTGCAGTTTTGGTGCCTACCACTATCCTAGCCATGCAGCATTATAACACCTTCAGAGCCAGGCTAGAGAATTTCCCTGTGAAGGTGGAATACATCAATAGATTCAAATCTACTAAAGAGATTAAAGACACTCTGAAAAGAGTTAAAGAAGGAACTACTGACATACTAGTTGGAACTCATCGTATAGCTAGCAAAGATGTTCAGTTCAAGGACCTCGGGCTCATGATTATTGATGAGGAACAAAAGTTTGGTGTAAAGGTGAAAGAGAGGCTTAAGGAAATGCGTGTAAACGTAGATGCATTAACATTAACGGCTACTCCTATACCTAGAACACTACATTTCTCTTTAATGGGAGCGAGAGATTTAAGTATCATTTCTACCCCTCCACCAAACAGGCAACCTGTTACTACAGAGCTTCATACCTTTAATGAAGAAGTGGTGAGAGATGCCATCAGCTTTGAGCTAAGACGTGGGGGGCAGGCGTTTTTCGTGCATAACAGAGTGGGGGACATTGAAGAGGTCGCAAATATCATCCTTAGATTGGTTCCAGATTCAAGAGTTGGAATTGCTCATGGTCAGATGGATGGCCCTGTTTTGGAAAAAGCCATGATGAAGTTCATCGAGGGTGAGTATGATGTTTTGGTATCTACTAACATCATTGAATCTGGGCTGGATATTCCGAATGCCAATACCATAATTATAAACCGGGCTCATATGTTCGGCCTTTCAGATCTACACCAAATGCGTGGTAGAGTAGGGCGAAGCAATAAGAAGGCCTTCTGTTATTTATTAACACCTCCTACCATAGCGCTTTCGTCAGATGCAAGAAAGCGACTAAGTACGTTGGAAGAATTTTCTGATCTTGGCGATGGTTTTAAAGTGGCCATGCGAGATTTAGATATTCGTGGAGCAGGAAACCTATTAGGAGCGGAGCAAAGTGGATTTATCTCAGACCTTGGGTTTGATATGTATCACAAAATACTGGATGAGGCAGTACAAGAGCTAAAAGAAACAGAGTTTAAAGACCTTTTCGTAAAAGAACTGTCAGAAGCTGCAAAGGTCCTTGTTCAAGACTGTAATATTGAAACGGATCTGGAAGTAGTTATTCCGGATGAATATGTAAGCAATATTTCCGAAAGACTAAGCTTGTATTCTCAACTAGACAATATTAAAACTGAAGAGGAACTTCAAGCCTTTACAGAATCTATTAAGGATAGGTTTGGTCCTTTACCAGAGTCAGTAAAAGAACTCATTGAAACCGTGAGATTAAGATGGTTAGCCGAACAGCTAGGCTTTGAAAAGCTTACGCTTAAAGGTGAAAAGATGAAAGGTTATTTCGTAAGCTCAGATAAGGAAGAATATTTTAAATCTGAAACCTTTGGTCGTATCCTCGCTTACGTACAAACCAATGCTAAAACATGCCGATTAAAAGAGGTCAAGGATAAGTTAATCTTAACTATTCAAAACGTACTCACAGTTAATCAAGCCATTGAAATCCTGTCTGGAATAACAGGGAAAAAGTAA
- a CDS encoding LytR/AlgR family response regulator transcription factor has product MKAIVVDDSRLARNELKRLLKEFDHINVIGEAANAMEAKEKIETDKPDMVFLDIQMPGKNGFELLEELEYVPYVIFTTAYNEYAIKAFEYNALDYLQKPVQKDRLAGAISKVSEKKKSEEQADTEDRMTANDQVFVKDGDNCWFVQLANVRMLEVDGNYTKLYFDDQKPMIPRTLNYLESRLDPKTFFRANRQQIINLKWVERIEPWFSGSIKIYMKGGEEVDVSRRQTQRFKELMSF; this is encoded by the coding sequence ATGAAAGCGATAGTAGTAGATGATTCAAGGTTAGCCAGAAATGAGTTGAAACGCCTCTTGAAAGAGTTTGATCATATTAATGTGATCGGAGAGGCAGCGAATGCCATGGAAGCTAAAGAGAAAATAGAGACGGATAAGCCTGATATGGTATTTCTGGATATACAAATGCCAGGTAAAAATGGATTTGAGCTACTTGAGGAGCTGGAATACGTTCCATATGTGATCTTCACGACTGCCTATAATGAATACGCTATTAAAGCTTTTGAATATAATGCGTTGGACTACTTACAAAAACCTGTTCAGAAGGATAGGCTAGCTGGTGCAATAAGTAAGGTATCGGAAAAGAAGAAAAGTGAAGAGCAGGCTGATACCGAAGATAGAATGACGGCGAATGATCAGGTGTTTGTAAAGGATGGTGATAATTGCTGGTTTGTACAGTTGGCCAATGTGAGAATGCTTGAGGTGGATGGAAATTATACTAAACTCTATTTTGACGATCAAAAACCAATGATTCCTAGGACGCTAAACTATCTGGAGTCAAGATTAGATCCTAAAACTTTCTTCCGGGCTAACAGGCAGCAGATCATTAATCTAAAATGGGTAGAAAGAATAGAGCCATGGTTTAGCGGTAGTATTAAAATATATATGAAGGGCGGAGAAGAGGTGGATGTTTCACGCAGACAAACGCAGAGATTTAAGGAGCTAATGAGTTTCTAA
- a CDS encoding class I SAM-dependent methyltransferase translates to MIDLLLQTEVQQFIKDHENHDPFSLSLKFKEVCGVPVKLVAEQIASRKRAKSKLPDWHQADNIVFPPQISMEQCSSQATALYKAQLVEGHRMYDLTGGYGIDCYYLSKRFEKAVYVERQMHLCEIAAHNFHALGSDNISVCNEESIPLLKSIENTDLVYIDPARRDENSQKVVLLEDCEPDVTLVIDQLKGKTKEILIKTSPMLDIHLALKSLDYVKAVHIVSVNNECKEVLYHIDFDHSGVAKTHTVNLHGNSEQTFSFHHSEEVNCQANYGELQGYLYEPNSSVMKAGAFNMLTHAFPVKKMHPNTHLYTSNELVDDFPGRKFKVKSTVPYNKKKILSALGSKKANITTRNFPEEVKSIRKKTGLQEGGDLYLFAFTDLNNQKVIAITEKA, encoded by the coding sequence ATGATAGACCTGCTTCTTCAAACAGAAGTACAACAATTTATAAAGGATCATGAAAATCATGATCCTTTTTCACTTTCACTAAAATTTAAAGAAGTCTGCGGTGTGCCTGTGAAGTTAGTAGCTGAGCAGATTGCTTCCAGAAAGCGAGCTAAAAGCAAGCTTCCAGACTGGCATCAGGCAGACAATATTGTTTTTCCTCCTCAGATATCCATGGAGCAGTGCTCTTCGCAAGCCACTGCTTTATATAAAGCCCAATTAGTTGAGGGGCATAGAATGTATGACCTAACAGGCGGCTATGGTATTGATTGTTACTATTTAAGTAAGCGTTTTGAAAAAGCCGTTTATGTGGAAAGGCAGATGCATCTCTGCGAAATTGCAGCTCACAACTTTCATGCTTTAGGATCTGATAATATCTCCGTTTGCAACGAAGAATCAATACCGTTATTGAAAAGTATAGAAAATACTGATTTGGTGTATATTGACCCTGCCCGCAGAGATGAGAATAGCCAGAAAGTAGTTTTGCTCGAAGACTGTGAGCCCGATGTAACACTAGTAATCGATCAGCTTAAAGGAAAGACCAAGGAGATCCTTATAAAAACCTCACCTATGCTGGATATTCATCTGGCGCTGAAAAGCCTGGATTATGTAAAAGCTGTCCACATCGTATCGGTTAACAATGAATGTAAAGAGGTGCTTTATCATATTGATTTTGACCATTCTGGGGTAGCCAAAACTCATACGGTAAATCTCCATGGTAATTCCGAGCAAACTTTTTCATTCCATCATTCAGAAGAGGTCAATTGTCAGGCTAATTATGGAGAGCTTCAAGGGTATTTATATGAGCCCAATAGTAGTGTTATGAAAGCTGGTGCCTTTAATATGCTTACACATGCATTCCCAGTAAAAAAGATGCATCCTAACACTCACCTATATACAAGCAATGAATTAGTTGATGATTTTCCTGGGAGAAAATTCAAGGTGAAATCAACCGTTCCTTATAATAAGAAGAAGATCTTGAGCGCATTGGGTTCTAAGAAAGCTAATATTACCACTCGCAATTTTCCTGAGGAAGTAAAAAGTATTAGAAAAAAAACAGGCTTGCAGGAAGGGGGAGATCTGTATCTTTTTGCCTTTACGGATTTAAATAATCAAAAGGTAATAGCAATTACTGAAAAGGCTTAG